The following proteins are co-located in the Gloeocapsa sp. PCC 7428 genome:
- a CDS encoding ATP-dependent Clp protease ATP-binding subunit translates to MFERFTEKAIKVIMLAQEEARRLGHNFVGTEQILLGLIGEGTGVAAKVLKSMGVNLKDARIEVEKIIGRGSGFVAVEIPFTPRAKRVLELSLEEARQLGHNYIGTEHLLLGLIREGEGVAARVLENLGVDLSKVRTQVIRMLGETAEVSAGSSQSGRTKTPTLDEFGSNLTQMAAEGKLDPVVGRAKEIERVIQILGRRTKNNPVLIGEPGVGKTAIAEGLASRIANKDIPDILEEKRVVTLDIGLLVAGTKYRGEFEERLKKIMDEIRSAGNVILVIDEVHTLIGAGAAEGAIDAANILKPALARGELQCIGATTLDEYRKHIERDAALERRFQPVMVGEPSVDETIEILYGLRERYEQHHKLKISDEALVAAAKLSDRYISDRYLPDKAIDLIDEAGSRVRLINSQLPPAAKELDKELRQVLKEKDDAVRSQDFDRAGELRDREMEIKAEIRAIAQSKTTSTREGENDSPVVTEEDIAQIVASWTGVPVNKLTETESEKLLHMEDTLHQRLIGQEDAVKAVSKAIRRARVGLKNPNRPIASFVFSGPTGVGKTELTKALAAYFFGSEEAMIRLDMSEYMERHTVSKLIGSPPGYVGYNEGGQLTEAVRRRPYTVVLFDEIEKAHPDVFNMLLQILEDGRLTDAKGRTVDFKNTLLILTSNIGSKVIEKGGGGLGFEFAENQAEAQYNRIRSLVNEELKQYFRPEFLNRLDEIIVFRQLTKDEVKQISDILLKEVFVRLTEKGITLEVTDRFKERLVEEGYNPSYGARPLRRAIMRLLEDSLAEEILSGRIKDGDTAVVDVDDTGNVKVLAEQRRELLPQAVEQ, encoded by the coding sequence ATGTTTGAACGCTTCACAGAAAAAGCTATTAAAGTGATCATGCTGGCCCAGGAAGAAGCTCGCCGCCTGGGTCACAACTTCGTAGGTACAGAGCAGATCCTCCTGGGTCTGATAGGGGAAGGGACAGGTGTAGCGGCTAAAGTGCTGAAATCTATGGGCGTCAACCTTAAAGACGCTCGGATTGAGGTAGAAAAAATTATTGGTCGAGGCTCCGGCTTTGTGGCAGTGGAAATTCCGTTTACCCCACGGGCAAAGCGAGTTTTGGAACTTTCTCTAGAAGAAGCACGCCAGCTAGGACATAACTATATTGGTACCGAGCACTTGCTACTAGGCTTAATCCGCGAAGGAGAAGGCGTTGCAGCAAGAGTACTAGAAAACTTAGGAGTTGATTTATCTAAAGTACGCACGCAAGTGATTCGGATGTTGGGAGAAACCGCTGAGGTATCAGCCGGATCTTCGCAATCTGGTCGCACTAAAACTCCAACACTCGATGAGTTTGGCTCGAACCTAACTCAAATGGCTGCCGAGGGTAAACTCGATCCTGTTGTTGGTCGTGCAAAAGAAATCGAGCGAGTTATTCAAATTTTAGGTCGTCGTACCAAGAATAATCCAGTATTAATCGGAGAACCTGGTGTAGGTAAAACCGCGATCGCCGAAGGTTTGGCGTCACGGATTGCCAACAAAGACATTCCCGATATCCTCGAAGAAAAGCGCGTCGTCACCCTCGATATCGGCTTGCTCGTTGCAGGTACAAAGTATCGTGGTGAATTTGAAGAACGCCTAAAGAAAATCATGGATGAAATCCGTTCGGCAGGGAACGTGATTTTGGTGATTGACGAGGTGCATACGCTGATTGGTGCGGGTGCGGCTGAAGGTGCGATCGACGCAGCAAACATCCTCAAACCTGCTTTGGCAAGAGGTGAATTGCAGTGTATCGGTGCAACAACACTCGATGAATACCGCAAACACATCGAGCGCGACGCCGCCCTCGAACGCAGATTCCAACCCGTGATGGTGGGCGAACCTTCGGTAGACGAAACAATCGAAATTTTGTATGGTCTACGCGAACGTTACGAGCAACACCACAAGCTGAAAATCTCGGATGAAGCACTTGTTGCAGCGGCAAAACTTTCCGACCGTTATATCAGCGATCGCTACTTACCAGATAAAGCCATCGACTTGATTGACGAAGCAGGTTCCAGAGTCCGTTTAATTAACTCGCAACTGCCTCCCGCAGCAAAAGAGTTAGATAAAGAACTGCGTCAAGTTCTTAAAGAAAAAGACGATGCGGTAAGATCGCAAGACTTCGACCGCGCGGGCGAACTCCGCGATCGCGAGATGGAAATCAAAGCCGAAATTCGGGCGATCGCGCAAAGCAAAACCACCAGCACCCGTGAGGGAGAAAATGATTCTCCAGTGGTGACTGAGGAAGATATCGCGCAAATCGTTGCTTCTTGGACAGGCGTACCTGTTAATAAACTCACCGAAACCGAATCCGAGAAACTGTTGCACATGGAAGACACCTTGCATCAGCGACTCATCGGTCAAGAAGATGCTGTTAAAGCAGTTTCCAAGGCAATTCGGCGGGCAAGAGTTGGCTTAAAAAACCCCAACCGTCCGATTGCAAGCTTTGTCTTCTCTGGACCTACAGGCGTAGGTAAAACCGAGTTAACGAAGGCGTTAGCCGCTTACTTCTTTGGTTCCGAAGAAGCGATGATCCGCTTGGATATGTCGGAATACATGGAACGCCACACCGTGAGTAAACTCATCGGTTCGCCTCCAGGATACGTTGGCTACAACGAAGGCGGCCAGTTAACCGAAGCCGTACGCCGCAGACCCTACACTGTTGTGCTATTCGACGAAATCGAAAAAGCACATCCCGATGTCTTCAATATGCTGCTGCAAATTCTTGAAGACGGTCGCTTAACCGATGCGAAAGGTCGCACCGTAGACTTTAAGAATACGTTGCTGATCTTGACCTCGAACATTGGTTCTAAGGTGATTGAAAAAGGTGGCGGTGGTTTAGGCTTTGAATTTGCTGAGAACCAAGCCGAAGCGCAATACAATCGCATTCGTTCCTTGGTCAACGAAGAACTCAAACAATACTTCCGTCCAGAGTTCTTGAACCGCTTGGATGAGATTATTGTCTTCCGTCAATTAACCAAAGACGAAGTCAAGCAAATCTCCGATATCCTCCTCAAAGAAGTGTTTGTGCGCTTAACCGAGAAGGGTATTACGCTAGAAGTCACTGATCGCTTCAAGGAGCGCTTAGTAGAAGAAGGATACAATCCGAGCTACGGTGCAAGACCATTACGCCGAGCCATTATGCGTTTACTTGAAGATAGTCTTGCAGAAGAGATTTTGTCGGGACGCATCAAGGACGGTGACACAGCGGTTGTTGATGTCGATGACACAGGTAACGTCAAAGTGCTTGCTGAACAGCGACGGGAATTGTTACCTCAAGCTGTCGAGCAGTAA
- the rimI gene encoding ribosomal protein S18-alanine N-acetyltransferase: MTLLELKFLAPEHLKALLELDQACFGGLWTLEAYQRELDSPNSDLIGLINPFEPHSLLGMGCVWAILEEAHITILAVHPQYQRQGFGQALLYGLLSVAEERGLERATLEVRVSNDAAIALYQKFGFKTAGRRKRYYKDTGEDALILWHGGLAQPEFPQTLASWEYQIQTRLARCGWKLEIALCGYSADSPLTKK, encoded by the coding sequence GTGACTTTATTAGAACTTAAATTTCTCGCACCTGAGCATCTCAAGGCATTGCTAGAGTTAGACCAAGCGTGCTTTGGCGGTCTTTGGACGTTAGAAGCCTACCAACGCGAGTTAGATAGTCCTAACAGCGATTTAATCGGTTTAATCAATCCGTTTGAACCCCATTCATTATTAGGGATGGGTTGTGTTTGGGCAATTCTTGAGGAAGCTCATATTACCATTTTGGCGGTGCATCCGCAATACCAACGCCAAGGTTTTGGTCAAGCGCTACTTTACGGACTCTTATCCGTAGCCGAAGAACGCGGCTTAGAACGCGCTACTTTAGAAGTCAGGGTTTCTAACGATGCGGCGATCGCGCTGTATCAAAAATTCGGTTTCAAAACTGCTGGACGCCGCAAACGCTACTACAAAGATACTGGAGAAGATGCCTTAATTCTTTGGCATGGGGGTTTAGCGCAACCCGAATTTCCGCAAACTTTAGCAAGTTGGGAATATCAAATTCAAACTCGCCTCGCCCGCTGCGGTTGGAAGCTAGAAATTGCTTTGTGTGGATATTCCGCAGATTCGCCCTTGACAAAAAAGTGA
- the lysA gene encoding diaminopimelate decarboxylase translates to MVSTHPAGVQSGRQYLANSTGAVSPNQQLLPLSARINNSDRLEIGGCDVTTLVQQFGSPLYIVDEDTLRTACRQYREAFQKYYPGSSQVLYASKAWSCLAVCAIAHQEGLGIDVVSGGELYTALQAGVSPDKLYLHGNNKSLEELKLAIDSGCTIVVDNWYELQTLGNWSSSIDHPIRIMLRLTPGIECHTHEYIRTGHLDSKFGFDPNELDKVFAFVSQHSALNCVGLHAHIGSQIFEQQPHRDLAGVMVQWLDKASGYGLHIEELNVGGGLGIRYTEADDPPSIEAWVKGVCEAIKDACAAQQLALPKLLCEPGRSLIGAACVTAYTVGASKTIPGIRTYVAVDGGMSDNPRPITYQSVYRAVVANKMSAPATQTVTIAGKHCESGDILIKEATLPPSQPGDILVVLATGAYNYSMASNYNRLARPAAVIVKDGEANLILRRETYQDLIRQDCLPARLSTEV, encoded by the coding sequence ATGGTATCGACTCATCCTGCTGGGGTGCAATCTGGTCGTCAGTATCTTGCAAATTCAACTGGCGCAGTGTCCCCTAACCAACAACTTTTACCACTGAGCGCGCGAATTAACAACAGCGATCGCCTCGAAATTGGCGGGTGTGACGTCACAACGCTGGTACAGCAATTTGGTTCGCCGCTTTATATTGTGGATGAAGACACGTTGCGTACCGCTTGTCGTCAGTATCGCGAGGCTTTTCAAAAGTATTATCCAGGAAGCTCGCAGGTACTTTATGCTTCAAAAGCTTGGAGTTGTCTTGCGGTATGCGCGATCGCACATCAAGAAGGTTTGGGCATCGATGTTGTCTCAGGCGGCGAACTTTATACCGCGTTGCAAGCAGGCGTCAGTCCCGATAAACTTTATCTCCACGGCAATAACAAATCCTTAGAAGAACTCAAATTAGCAATTGATTCAGGCTGCACAATTGTTGTTGATAATTGGTATGAGTTGCAGACCTTAGGTAATTGGTCATCGAGTATCGATCATCCGATTCGCATAATGTTGCGGTTGACACCAGGAATTGAATGTCACACGCATGAATATATTCGCACGGGGCATTTAGATAGTAAGTTTGGCTTTGATCCCAATGAGTTAGATAAAGTTTTTGCGTTTGTTAGTCAACATTCGGCGTTGAATTGCGTAGGCTTACACGCACATATTGGTTCGCAGATTTTCGAGCAGCAACCACATCGAGATTTAGCAGGGGTGATGGTGCAATGGTTGGATAAAGCAAGCGGTTATGGTTTACACATTGAAGAGTTGAACGTCGGCGGCGGATTAGGAATTCGCTACACCGAAGCTGACGACCCGCCGAGTATTGAAGCATGGGTGAAGGGCGTGTGCGAAGCGATCAAAGATGCTTGTGCTGCACAACAGCTAGCACTACCAAAGTTACTCTGCGAACCAGGGCGATCGCTCATTGGCGCAGCGTGTGTTACTGCCTACACCGTAGGAGCATCAAAAACGATTCCTGGAATTCGTACCTACGTTGCTGTAGATGGTGGAATGTCAGATAATCCGCGTCCGATTACTTACCAGTCAGTTTATCGCGCCGTCGTCGCTAATAAGATGTCTGCACCCGCGACGCAAACAGTCACAATCGCAGGCAAACACTGCGAGTCCGGCGATATTCTAATTAAAGAGGCAACTTTACCGCCATCTCAACCAGGAGATATTCTCGTGGTTTTGGCAACAGGGGCATATAACTACAGCATGGCATCGAATTATAACCGCTTGGCGCGACCCGCAGCAGTCATCGTTAAAGATGGAGAAGCTAACTTAATTCTGCGCCGCGAAACTTATCAAGACTTGATCCGGCAAGACTGTCTACCCGCAAGATTATCAACTGAGGTATAA
- the cdaA gene encoding diadenylate cyclase CdaA, producing the protein MRDLWKQWLIDLGWTQSVLLHIIDLGLVLGLTYMVLVIIGERRTLWMVRGFILLMLASVVSGRLELRLLNFVLEKLVVGCAVAIAVAYQSDFRRFLEQLGRGDLGHLWQPSRRAIAKPDSVIDEIVEAVKELSQNRIGALIVLETNGPIDDADFNSVGVQLNAEVSKELIQTIFHPKTPLHDGAALIRGSRLVAAAVILPLTARTASRQLGTRHRAAMGITERVPDNCICVVVSEETGSISFAEKGILNRPLTSSKLKELLEAKFSPPVEREAVAPSVLSWVRQVSSQGVAFVSRLLGISSSASHRNKK; encoded by the coding sequence ATGAGAGATTTGTGGAAGCAATGGCTGATCGACCTTGGCTGGACGCAGTCGGTGTTGCTTCACATTATTGATCTGGGGTTGGTGCTGGGGTTGACTTATATGGTGCTTGTGATTATTGGTGAACGCCGGACGTTGTGGATGGTGCGGGGGTTTATTCTACTGATGTTGGCATCGGTAGTCAGTGGCAGATTAGAGTTACGGCTATTGAATTTTGTGCTGGAAAAGTTAGTCGTTGGTTGTGCGGTGGCGATCGCTGTCGCATATCAATCAGACTTTCGGCGATTTTTGGAACAACTAGGGCGGGGGGATTTGGGGCATTTATGGCAACCGTCGCGCCGCGCGATCGCCAAGCCAGATAGCGTGATTGATGAGATTGTGGAGGCAGTTAAAGAACTCTCACAAAACCGTATTGGCGCGTTGATTGTTTTAGAAACGAATGGTCCGATTGATGACGCAGATTTTAATTCAGTAGGCGTACAGCTAAATGCTGAAGTGTCGAAGGAACTTATTCAAACAATCTTTCACCCAAAAACGCCACTTCATGATGGTGCCGCGTTGATTCGTGGTTCGCGTCTGGTTGCTGCTGCGGTTATTTTGCCGCTGACGGCACGCACGGCTTCGCGACAGTTAGGGACTCGCCATCGGGCAGCAATGGGAATTACAGAACGCGTTCCAGACAATTGTATTTGTGTTGTTGTCTCCGAAGAAACAGGTTCAATTTCTTTTGCTGAAAAAGGAATACTGAATAGACCACTCACCAGCAGTAAACTGAAGGAATTATTAGAAGCTAAGTTTTCTCCCCCTGTGGAGCGTGAAGCTGTTGCCCCTAGTGTGCTAAGTTGGGTTCGCCAAGTTAGTAGTCAAGGCGTGGCATTTGTATCGCGTTTACTCGGTATATCATCATCAGCTTCTCATCGAAACAAAAAATGA
- a CDS encoding isoprenyl transferase, translated as MTVKPIVLQDLPPDLKRERLPKHVAVIMDGNGRWAKHRGLPRIMGHKRGVDVLKDLLRCCRDWGVAALTAYAFSTENWGRPLEEVDFLMTLFERVLRKELREMIEEDVRIQFVGNLSALPRSLQAEIARAVAETQHNRGIQFTVATNYGGRQEILDACRAIAHQVQQGLLQPDDIDEALFERHLYTAGIGDPDLLIRTSGEMRISNFLLWQMAYAEIYITETLWPDFDRAEFHRALCSYQQRDRRFGKV; from the coding sequence ATGACTGTAAAGCCAATTGTGTTACAAGATTTGCCCCCAGATTTAAAACGAGAACGCCTGCCCAAGCACGTGGCAGTCATTATGGATGGAAATGGTCGTTGGGCTAAACATCGGGGATTACCCCGTATCATGGGTCACAAACGGGGCGTTGATGTCTTAAAGGATTTACTACGCTGTTGTCGCGACTGGGGAGTAGCCGCCCTGACAGCCTATGCTTTTTCTACAGAAAATTGGGGAAGGCCACTAGAGGAAGTGGACTTTTTGATGACGTTGTTTGAGCGGGTGTTGCGCAAAGAATTGCGGGAAATGATCGAAGAAGACGTCCGCATTCAGTTTGTGGGAAACTTGAGTGCGCTACCGCGATCGCTACAAGCCGAAATTGCGCGCGCTGTCGCCGAAACTCAACATAATCGCGGAATTCAATTTACAGTAGCAACCAACTACGGTGGACGACAAGAGATTTTAGATGCGTGTCGCGCGATCGCGCATCAGGTACAGCAAGGATTGTTACAACCTGATGACATTGATGAAGCTTTATTTGAACGGCATTTGTATACTGCTGGCATTGGCGATCCTGATTTATTAATTCGCACGAGCGGAGAAATGCGCATTAGCAACTTTCTCCTATGGCAAATGGCTTATGCGGAAATTTATATCACCGAAACGCTATGGCCTGATTTTGACCGTGCCGAGTTTCACCGAGCATTATGCTCTTATCAGCAGCGCGATCGCCGATTTGGCAAAGTGTAA
- a CDS encoding DUF3143 domain-containing protein, which yields MSLPSADTPLYNHALPNIEEWLRSQGCQQDSEQLHCWYVQRPDWEAELLLDVDQLTVRYTKVGTTSQDILRSFKYSLSREDVEQAVFSGP from the coding sequence ATGTCTCTCCCTTCTGCTGATACTCCTTTATATAACCACGCCTTACCGAACATTGAAGAATGGCTAAGAAGCCAAGGTTGTCAACAAGATAGCGAGCAACTGCACTGTTGGTACGTACAACGCCCTGATTGGGAAGCTGAGTTACTGCTCGATGTCGATCAATTAACCGTACGTTACACCAAGGTAGGCACGACATCACAAGACATCCTCCGCTCGTTCAAATACTCTTTGAGCCGTGAAGATGTCGAGCAAGCAGTTTTTTCAGGACCTTGA
- a CDS encoding J domain-containing protein, with amino-acid sequence MPQQERDRTFIRDQNSHYALLGLHPSASAIEIRRAYRELSKRYHPDTTDLPKASATAKFQQLNEAYATLSNPERRMQYDLKIGYSRIAVMQAPADLNRPVSQTPTWRSRSAYLDPTDRPLSSGEIFALFLLLLTFVGCVILAITIALTRGDSFKPTTHLQPPVAVQYVKSNLSTQNPYVSPFC; translated from the coding sequence ATGCCACAACAGGAGCGCGATCGCACGTTTATCCGCGATCAAAATAGTCATTACGCACTGCTGGGACTTCACCCTTCAGCCTCTGCGATCGAAATTCGCCGCGCCTATCGGGAACTGAGTAAACGCTACCATCCCGACACCACAGATTTACCCAAAGCAAGTGCTACGGCAAAGTTTCAGCAACTTAATGAAGCTTATGCAACGCTCAGCAATCCAGAGCGACGCATGCAATATGATTTAAAAATTGGCTATTCGCGAATTGCGGTCATGCAAGCACCTGCTGATCTTAACCGTCCTGTTTCGCAAACTCCGACTTGGCGATCGCGTTCAGCTTATCTCGATCCTACGGATCGCCCTTTATCATCAGGAGAGATTTTTGCTTTGTTTTTGTTGCTGTTGACTTTTGTCGGCTGTGTCATATTAGCAATTACAATTGCGCTCACCCGTGGAGATAGTTTTAAACCAACAACTCATCTACAACCTCCCGTTGCGGTGCAATACGTTAAATCTAACCTATCAACTCAAAATCCTTATGTCTCTCCCTTCTGCTGA
- a CDS encoding O-antigen ligase gives MGKYNQILQSHLIARLRPAWNFAQLGLLTFPLVPILGALGIFLALVTTWRYKYRQIVRDPLNRGLAVLAIWLVMTAIFADDRLAATLGLFNFLPFFLLFAAFSTLIQTPTQLRQLSQILAIASIPVIILGFGQLLLNWATPAAFSGFLGWTLVAQGNPPGRMAAVFMYANILAGYLVITFILALGLFLARVPRFYLSSASVTDTLLFMAVIGNFVALILTNSRNAWAIACLAILAFAVYLGWRWLVAGVSAIAGTILLAAFAPAPLSLLLRTVVPQFFWARLTDQLYPNRPIPFLRTTQWQFALSLTQQRPLLGWGLRNFTPLYEKQMHVWLGHPHNFFLMFAAETGIVGITLFSLWVGWILFRGIRLLHNWQFTNLNQIQPQDKIIFFSYLVAFFACVLFNTVDVTIFDLRLNTLVWILLAAICGVANTRLAQPFLQNR, from the coding sequence ATGGGCAAGTACAATCAAATACTACAATCGCACCTTATTGCCCGTCTGCGCCCTGCCTGGAACTTTGCGCAACTAGGATTACTGACTTTTCCTTTAGTTCCAATTTTAGGAGCTTTAGGGATATTTTTAGCACTAGTTACTACCTGGCGATACAAGTACCGCCAAATTGTCCGCGATCCACTGAATCGGGGACTAGCAGTTTTAGCGATTTGGCTCGTCATGACAGCGATTTTTGCTGACGATCGCCTAGCTGCGACGTTAGGTTTATTCAACTTCTTACCATTTTTTCTCTTATTTGCTGCCTTCAGTACGCTGATTCAAACACCAACTCAGTTGCGGCAATTATCTCAAATCTTGGCGATTGCCTCTATTCCTGTCATCATTCTTGGCTTTGGGCAATTATTACTTAATTGGGCAACACCAGCAGCGTTTTCAGGCTTTCTTGGTTGGACGCTAGTTGCGCAAGGTAATCCTCCTGGGCGTATGGCTGCTGTTTTCATGTACGCCAATATTCTTGCTGGGTATTTGGTGATTACTTTTATTTTGGCGTTAGGGTTATTTCTCGCGCGTGTTCCAAGATTTTACTTGTCATCAGCAAGCGTCACTGACACGCTTTTATTTATGGCAGTGATTGGCAATTTTGTTGCTTTAATATTGACAAATTCACGCAATGCTTGGGCGATCGCCTGCTTGGCAATTCTTGCTTTTGCCGTTTATCTGGGTTGGCGATGGTTAGTCGCGGGCGTGAGTGCGATCGCAGGTACGATTTTACTCGCTGCTTTTGCTCCCGCACCATTGAGTCTTCTACTCCGAACAGTTGTACCGCAATTTTTCTGGGCAAGATTGACCGATCAACTCTATCCCAATCGCCCAATTCCTTTTTTACGGACAACTCAATGGCAGTTTGCACTATCTTTAACGCAACAACGTCCGCTACTTGGTTGGGGATTGCGTAATTTTACACCGCTGTATGAAAAACAAATGCACGTTTGGTTAGGACATCCGCATAACTTTTTTCTGATGTTCGCCGCAGAAACAGGAATTGTAGGTATTACGCTCTTCAGCCTTTGGGTTGGTTGGATTTTATTTCGCGGTATTCGACTTTTGCATAATTGGCAATTTACCAATTTAAATCAAATACAACCTCAAGATAAAATCATTTTCTTTAGTTATCTTGTCGCTTTTTTTGCGTGTGTATTGTTCAATACTGTAGATGTCACAATTTTTGATTTACGCCTGAATACCCTAGTGTGGATATTATTAGCGGCAATTTGTGGTGTTGCCAATACACGCCTAGCACAGCCATTTCTGCAAAATAGATAA
- a CDS encoding YaaW family protein has product MDELRAALELATEEELEQLTNILFRRKFNPLDYLHTPEPIEVQSRDRSSWIDAIEQRFRYLAADGMTVLQGRTEQVTYRQTLIRVCRYLKIPFSSSLTTTDLEAEIFLNLLGRAWRQLPAQEQQSLTRRIQRSLAQASATFPAIVHQNPVALLVKGGSALAVSSVLKPILLQQIARQFAVHFASYQVAKQALVKGGTAAAAQFQSHLALQTAQRGMAMSAARYGAVRGVFACVAPALWTWFFADLGWRAIATNYGRIIPTIFALAQIRLTRTEYWQPA; this is encoded by the coding sequence TTGGACGAGCTAAGAGCGGCGCTAGAATTAGCCACTGAAGAAGAGTTAGAGCAACTGACAAATATCTTATTTCGTCGTAAATTTAATCCGCTTGATTATCTACACACTCCTGAACCAATAGAAGTGCAAAGTCGCGATCGCTCGTCATGGATAGACGCCATCGAGCAACGATTTCGCTATTTAGCCGCTGATGGCATGACTGTGTTGCAAGGGCGTACAGAACAAGTTACCTATCGCCAAACATTAATTCGAGTGTGTCGTTATTTAAAAATTCCCTTTTCGAGTAGCCTAACGACAACTGATTTAGAGGCAGAAATCTTTTTAAACCTATTAGGGCGCGCTTGGCGGCAACTACCAGCGCAAGAACAACAAAGCTTAACAAGGCGAATACAGCGATCGCTCGCGCAAGCAAGTGCCACATTCCCCGCAATCGTTCACCAAAACCCAGTAGCACTACTTGTGAAAGGCGGTAGTGCTTTAGCTGTCAGTTCAGTTTTAAAACCGATCCTACTTCAGCAAATTGCCCGACAGTTTGCCGTTCATTTTGCGAGTTATCAAGTTGCCAAACAAGCCCTTGTGAAAGGTGGTACAGCCGCAGCCGCGCAATTTCAGAGTCATCTAGCATTGCAAACCGCACAACGCGGTATGGCGATGAGTGCCGCGCGATACGGTGCAGTGCGCGGTGTGTTTGCCTGTGTCGCACCCGCACTATGGACGTGGTTCTTTGCTGATTTAGGATGGCGGGCGATCGCCACAAACTATGGTCGCATTATTCCCACGATCTTTGCACTTGCTCAAATTCGCCTAACTCGCACCGAATACTGGCAGCCTGCATAA
- a CDS encoding late competence development ComFB family protein has protein sequence MFKTVVNLTQQAVISEIENVLDAYPCHPYQKAFAIPDLRQELIAYVLNRIPCVYSVVDNERKAILLNYQLPSAQQQIQLENLIHQGIYAILQEKSDWVNRHLPEATQCSVEPSHWFG, from the coding sequence ATGTTTAAGACAGTAGTCAATTTAACACAACAAGCGGTTATCTCGGAAATCGAAAACGTTTTAGATGCGTATCCGTGTCATCCTTACCAAAAAGCCTTTGCAATTCCAGATTTAAGACAAGAATTAATTGCCTATGTTCTTAATCGAATTCCTTGCGTCTATAGTGTTGTAGACAACGAACGAAAAGCAATACTACTCAATTATCAGTTACCAAGTGCCCAGCAACAAATTCAATTAGAAAACTTGATTCATCAAGGGATTTACGCGATTTTGCAAGAAAAATCTGACTGGGTAAATCGCCACCTTCCTGAAGCAACGCAATGTAGTGTTGAACCGTCGCATTGGTTTGGTTAA
- a CDS encoding DUF3140 domain-containing protein, whose translation MSKDDKSVTEEFFDVINMTPKELDSWLDTEESQSVGQKDGDDESIGHKSGKRIVELLQKKKSDYTDDDLAHMKKVISYVHRHTAQKPSSDIENSRWRYSLKNWGHDPLK comes from the coding sequence ATGAGCAAGGATGATAAATCAGTTACCGAAGAGTTTTTTGATGTTATTAATATGACACCAAAAGAACTTGATTCTTGGTTAGATACCGAAGAGTCGCAATCGGTAGGGCAAAAAGATGGCGATGATGAATCAATTGGTCATAAATCTGGGAAACGCATTGTTGAACTTTTACAAAAGAAGAAAAGCGATTATACCGATGACGACTTAGCGCACATGAAAAAGGTCATTAGTTATGTCCATCGTCATACAGCACAAAAGCCATCAAGCGATATAGAAAACTCGCGATGGCGATACTCTTTAAAAAACTGGGGACACGATCCCTTGAAATGA
- a CDS encoding DUF2945 domain-containing protein has translation MAKEFKKGDKVEWKTSQGKTTGEVKQKLTSPTDIKGHHVAASEDNAQYLVESDKSGKEAAHKPDALEKIEE, from the coding sequence TTGGCTAAAGAATTCAAAAAAGGTGACAAAGTAGAGTGGAAAACTTCACAAGGTAAAACGACTGGTGAAGTCAAACAAAAACTTACTTCACCAACTGATATTAAAGGACATCATGTTGCTGCGTCAGAAGATAACGCTCAATACCTTGTAGAAAGTGACAAATCAGGTAAAGAAGCTGCGCATAAACCTGACGCATTAGAAAAGATCGAGGAATAG